In Patescibacteria group bacterium, the following proteins share a genomic window:
- a CDS encoding PAS domain S-box protein, with the protein MMDKNPYFSKINRMFSRISISKKYVAALHLTVILAALYFTSLYSYLLFHSLAEIINIVVALAIFLIVWNSWRYIDNAYFLIIGVALFFSGLIYAFHLLAYKGMNILTNDANLATQLWVSARYLVSISFFSAPLFINKKIRIGKIFTIYLVLFTLLFLSIFYFKNFPTAFGADGLTPFKKISEFVICGFFIGAIILLRRKKERFDRRVLQMIYASLGLMVATELFFTQYASVYGFMNLLGHMLMIASAYFLYLGIVEISLMKPYRLLFKNIKDSETAIRASEERYLTLVEMSPEAIFVHRGGNFLYLNSASLKLFGARTKSDLENKNILDLVIAEDRKKMAGITNSLLGADINSSFAEIGLINLKGENIDVEIREKMIFYEDQAAVQALMINISERKNIEKALLNERNRLINILDTMPDGVYITSSSFEVEYVNPAFRKIFGEDFAGKKCYDYFHGGASKCSWCEADKVLKGETLRFESNLLKRAGKEYDLVETPLYNPDGSSSVLTICRDMSVAHQAQKLIKESERRYRMIFENTGTATILFDDNGKAVLANSQFAGLSGYEKEEIEGKMEWDKLIYEKDLERVGEYRRIRLLDPGKAPKFYEYHFKTKAGGLRNVFATVERVPEIKKTIVSLIDITENKKMREVLKASEKRYKAIGELIPFGMWECDAQGRSTYLSQNYLDKIGMTLEEYKKIGWKMMVHPDDWENVSRDWKECVEKGNEWSHEHRIKDKNGAYYTILSKGAPIRNELGRILSWSGIDLDITQRRKAEDALKTSHDALEDEVRQRTEELVSANEKLTKEAEERARAERILGLKTGILEFLSSSSDRKEYLEFIVEFLKKASRCRYLGIRLTDGGKRIPYEAYLGFSREFWEKENSISIGKDACVCTRVIGGESFEADLPYKTAKGSFYCGNTAAFAASLGEEAKKFFRGACIQSGFLTIAVIPIYDNDKIIGAIHIADKKENRINSEELEAIESLTPLIGEGISKFNLTDKISRLNQELEGRVLERTEKLALMNESMTKEIVERKKIEEEREALLKQLEQKSNNIENLAHSLKKERDMLKIIMENTGTQLAYLDRYFNFINVNSAFALSSGYSKDKLMGKNYFQIFPHEENQSIFEKVRDSGTPAEFKARPFVFPQQPWRGVTYCDWTLIPIRGVNGQMESLVFSQMDVTDQKRNEENLKIHTTKLEHLTDELGKFQLAVENASDFIFITNPEGLILFANKAAKEMTGFLPSEIIGQTPSIWEDGAAEESYADIWSKAGEEKTPFRGEVVSQRKNKEQFIGELNLSPITDSFGSVIFFVGIMRDITKAKEIDRAKNEFISMASHQLRTPLTTINLSVELLMRGISSIINEKQHGYLKEIYSSARRMTDLISVLLNVSRIELGTFVVKEEVYDLVALADRIVEELDEHLKSKNLKLERQYGVPRLDINFDMNIFRIAFENLLTNAVRYTPTGGEVKIGLAVKGGKAVVSVKDSGCGIPKDDLDKIFLKSYRSENAKKISSDGTGLGLYIARSVARQAGAEITCESLESKGSTFYLSIPLNVEVALKQESLISV; encoded by the coding sequence ATGATGGATAAAAATCCCTATTTTTCTAAAATAAACCGCATGTTCAGCCGGATTTCGATTTCAAAAAAATATGTGGCCGCGCTCCATCTGACGGTAATTTTGGCCGCGCTCTATTTCACGAGCCTCTATAGCTACCTTTTATTCCATTCTTTGGCCGAGATCATAAACATAGTGGTGGCATTGGCGATTTTTCTTATAGTCTGGAATTCCTGGCGTTATATTGATAATGCCTATTTTTTGATTATCGGCGTCGCTTTGTTTTTTTCCGGCCTAATATACGCTTTCCACCTCTTGGCCTATAAAGGCATGAATATTCTTACTAACGACGCCAACCTGGCCACCCAGCTTTGGGTTTCCGCCCGCTACCTTGTTAGTATTAGTTTTTTTTCCGCCCCGCTATTCATAAATAAGAAGATAAGAATCGGAAAGATATTCACAATTTATTTGGTGCTTTTTACTCTGCTTTTTCTGTCAATTTTCTACTTTAAGAATTTTCCGACGGCTTTCGGCGCCGACGGCCTTACCCCTTTTAAAAAAATCAGCGAATTCGTAATTTGCGGATTTTTTATCGGCGCGATTATTTTATTGCGGCGGAAAAAGGAGCGCTTCGACCGCCGGGTACTCCAGATGATTTACGCTTCACTCGGTCTTATGGTCGCAACCGAGCTTTTCTTTACCCAGTATGCCTCTGTTTACGGCTTTATGAATCTTTTAGGCCATATGCTTATGATCGCGTCCGCCTATTTTTTGTATTTAGGAATCGTGGAAATCTCTTTAATGAAGCCCTACCGCCTTTTATTCAAAAATATCAAGGATTCGGAAACGGCTATCCGGGCGTCGGAAGAGCGCTATCTCACTTTGGTGGAAATGTCGCCGGAAGCTATTTTTGTCCATCGCGGCGGCAATTTCCTTTATCTTAATTCAGCCAGCCTTAAATTATTCGGCGCTCGGACTAAATCCGATCTGGAGAATAAAAATATTCTGGATTTAGTTATCGCGGAGGACAGAAAAAAAATGGCCGGTATCACTAATAGCCTTTTAGGGGCGGATATTAATTCCTCTTTCGCCGAGATCGGACTTATTAATTTAAAAGGAGAAAATATTGACGTAGAAATAAGGGAAAAGATGATTTTTTACGAAGACCAGGCGGCGGTGCAGGCATTAATGATAAACATTTCCGAACGAAAAAATATAGAGAAAGCGCTCTTAAACGAAAGGAACCGGCTGATCAATATTTTGGATACTATGCCGGACGGGGTTTATATTACCAGCTCCAGTTTTGAAGTCGAATACGTAAATCCGGCTTTCCGAAAGATTTTCGGCGAGGATTTTGCCGGAAAAAAATGCTACGATTATTTTCACGGCGGGGCATCCAAATGCTCCTGGTGCGAAGCGGATAAAGTTTTAAAAGGCGAAACCCTTCGTTTTGAGTCCAATCTTCTAAAAAGAGCGGGAAAAGAGTATGACTTGGTGGAAACCCCGCTTTATAATCCGGACGGAAGCTCGTCGGTTTTAACAATTTGCCGGGATATGTCAGTGGCGCATCAAGCGCAAAAACTAATTAAAGAATCCGAGCGGCGCTACCGGATGATCTTTGAAAATACGGGGACCGCAACCATTCTTTTTGACGATAACGGGAAGGCGGTTTTAGCCAATAGCCAGTTTGCCGGATTATCCGGTTATGAAAAAGAAGAGATTGAAGGGAAAATGGAGTGGGATAAATTAATTTATGAAAAAGACTTGGAGCGGGTCGGAGAATACCGGCGCATAAGGCTTTTGGATCCGGGGAAAGCGCCTAAATTCTACGAATATCATTTTAAAACTAAAGCCGGAGGCTTGAGGAATGTTTTTGCCACAGTGGAAAGAGTCCCGGAAATAAAGAAAACCATAGTCTCCCTTATCGACATTACGGAGAACAAAAAGATGAGGGAAGTTTTGAAAGCCAGCGAAAAGCGCTATAAGGCCATAGGAGAATTGATACCGTTCGGGATGTGGGAATGCGACGCCCAGGGCCGGTCGACGTATTTAAGTCAAAATTATCTGGATAAAATCGGCATGACTTTAGAGGAATATAAAAAAATCGGCTGGAAAATGATGGTTCATCCCGATGATTGGGAAAACGTCAGCCGGGATTGGAAAGAGTGCGTCGAAAAGGGGAATGAGTGGAGCCACGAGCACAGGATTAAAGACAAAAACGGGGCGTATTATACTATTCTAAGCAAAGGCGCGCCGATTAGAAATGAACTGGGGAGGATACTATCCTGGAGCGGAATCGATCTGGATATTACCCAAAGAAGAAAGGCCGAGGACGCCCTAAAGACTTCCCACGACGCCCTTGAGGACGAAGTCCGGCAAAGGACCGAAGAGCTGGTAAGCGCCAACGAAAAATTAACCAAGGAGGCCGAGGAAAGGGCTCGGGCCGAACGCATACTTGGACTAAAAACCGGAATTTTGGAATTTTTATCGAGCTCCTCGGACCGGAAAGAATACTTGGAATTTATCGTCGAATTTTTGAAAAAAGCCAGCCGTTGCCGCTATTTGGGAATCAGGCTCACAGACGGCGGGAAGAGGATCCCTTATGAAGCTTATCTTGGATTCAGCCGGGAGTTTTGGGAAAAAGAAAATTCCATTTCTATTGGCAAAGATGCGTGTGTTTGCACCCGGGTAATCGGCGGCGAATCATTTGAGGCGGATTTGCCCTACAAAACCGCTAAAGGTTCTTTCTATTGCGGCAACACGGCGGCTTTTGCGGCATCGTTAGGAGAAGAAGCAAAAAAGTTTTTTAGAGGAGCCTGCATCCAAAGCGGTTTTTTAACTATCGCGGTTATCCCGATTTACGATAATGATAAAATAATCGGTGCTATCCATATTGCCGACAAGAAAGAAAATCGGATTAATTCGGAAGAACTTGAAGCGATAGAATCGCTTACTCCGCTGATCGGCGAAGGAATTTCAAAGTTTAACCTGACGGATAAAATCAGCAGGCTGAACCAGGAGCTGGAAGGCCGGGTTTTGGAAAGGACGGAGAAGCTCGCTTTGATGAATGAATCGATGACCAAAGAAATCGTTGAGAGAAAAAAGATTGAGGAAGAAAGGGAGGCCCTGTTGAAACAGCTTGAACAAAAAAGCAATAATATAGAGAATCTGGCCCATAGCCTGAAAAAGGAAAGGGATATGCTGAAAATTATCATGGAAAATACCGGAACCCAGCTGGCTTATCTTGACCGCTATTTTAATTTTATCAATGTTAACAGCGCCTTTGCTCTTAGTTCCGGATATTCCAAGGATAAGCTGATGGGAAAAAATTATTTCCAAATTTTTCCCCACGAAGAAAACCAATCTATTTTTGAAAAGGTCCGCGATTCCGGAACGCCGGCCGAATTTAAAGCCCGGCCGTTTGTTTTCCCTCAACAGCCCTGGCGCGGCGTAACTTATTGCGACTGGACTTTGATTCCGATTAGGGGCGTAAACGGCCAGATGGAAAGCCTGGTGTTTTCCCAGATGGATGTTACTGACCAAAAAAGGAATGAAGAAAATCTAAAAATTCATACGACTAAGCTCGAGCATCTAACCGATGAGCTGGGTAAATTTCAGCTGGCGGTAGAAAATGCCTCGGATTTCATTTTTATAACCAATCCTGAAGGGCTGATCCTTTTTGCCAATAAAGCGGCTAAGGAGATGACTGGTTTTCTGCCATCCGAAATTATTGGCCAGACTCCCTCGATTTGGGAAGACGGGGCAGCCGAAGAAAGCTACGCCGATATTTGGAGCAAGGCCGGGGAAGAAAAAACTCCTTTCAGGGGCGAAGTGGTTAGCCAAAGGAAAAATAAAGAGCAGTTTATCGGGGAATTGAACCTTTCCCCGATTACAGACAGCTTCGGCAGCGTGATATTTTTTGTCGGGATAATGAGGGACATTACCAAAGCTAAAGAAATAGACCGGGCGAAAAATGAATTTATCTCCATGGCCTCGCACCAATTGCGAACGCCTTTGACGACCATAAACCTGTCCGTTGAACTTTTGATGAGAGGCATCTCTAGCATAATTAATGAAAAACAGCACGGTTATTTAAAAGAAATTTACTCCTCGGCCAGGCGGATGACTGATTTAATCAGCGTGCTTTTGAATGTTTCAAGGATTGAATTAGGAACTTTTGTAGTTAAAGAAGAGGTTTATGACTTGGTTGCTTTAGCCGATCGGATAGTTGAGGAATTGGACGAGCATCTGAAATCCAAAAATTTGAAATTGGAAAGGCAGTATGGCGTTCCCCGGCTGGATATAAATTTTGACATGAATATCTTTAGGATTGCCTTTGAGAACCTTTTGACCAACGCTGTCCGCTATACTCCGACCGGCGGGGAAGTAAAAATCGGCCTTGCCGTTAAAGGCGGAAAGGCCGTTGTGAGCGTTAAAGATTCCGGGTGCGGCATTCCCAAAGATGACCTGGACAAGATCTTCCTTAAATCTTACCGCTCGGAAAACGCAAAAAAAATCAGCTCGGACGGGACGGGCCTGGGCTTGTACATTGCCCGAAGCGTTGCCCGCCAGGCCGGAGCTGAAATAACCTGCGAGTCTTTAGAAAGCAAAGGCTCAACCTTCTACTTGTCTATTCCATTAAATGTTGAAGTGGCTTTAAAACAAGAGTCCTTAATTAGCGTTTAG
- a CDS encoding Ig-like domain-containing protein: MRKLKKIIQAATLFALVAAQLAFPIAKAPKEAQAAQNCSLNSFYGTVTYNGVATDGITVTLTDLTNAASALTNVTSGGGMYLIESANLTACAAPGDQIQISATYSGVTATQTVAYAAQALTNVNLALTAVVTPALTSIAVTPATASIAAGATSQLTANALDQNGAAMSPQPAITWTTSNPAVATVSAGGLVTGVSAGGPVIITAASGAVSGTASITVTAAVIPVLTSISVTPSAPQIIIGSTVQLTAAGLDQNGTALAAQPAFTFTSSNAGIASVSAAGLVTAVTSGSAIITASSGAITGTATVNVTATPVTPVLTAINVTPATASATAGGNQQFSAAALDQNGAPIAAALSWSSTNPGIASVNASGLATAVSAGSVTITASSGGVSGTASFTVTTVVPTPVLTSINVTPATASINAAATQQLTANALDQNGAAMNPQPVITWTSSNTAIASVDATGLVTGVSAGGPVIITATSGAVSGTASITVTAVVIPVLTTINVTPNTPAITVGGANVQLAANALDQNGAAMVPQPAFTWTSSDPMIAMVDAAGLVMPMAVGTAVITATSGAVSGTATVTVSTTPVTPVITTINFTPIAPSVIAGATSQLAASALDQNGAAMVPQPTFTWTSSNTAVATIDVNGLVTAVSAGTAVITATDAVSAVSGTVTITVTAAAAPVLTTINITPAAPSILTGATSQLTANGLDQNGTAMNPQPAFTWTSASPAVATVSATGLVTGVSAGTAVITAASGGVSGNTTVTITAIVPVLTTINVTPAAPSMAIGTTAQLAANGLDQSGAAMNPQPAFTWTSVSPAVATVSATGLVTGVSIGTAVITAVSGSVSGNVTVTITAAPPVLTSVNLTPAPVSVIVGGTIQFNATTLDQNGAAMTPAPSLTWTSANPLIGTINASGLFTAVGIGTTTVSATSGAITGTANITVASTSPLLTVLTISPGTTSLNVGGTQQFTAASTDQFSNPLFPSPALTWTSSDNGIGTISASGLFTAVAAGTVTITASGLASTTPVNATATITVAAPTPPAPSGGSGGGGGGGGHSSPAPTHVESVNVSLAVSPSQSGEAAYHFANGTGIEIQVPAGAVANTTIFSVFQGGLSDNNTPIDTAGAFLIGGQVFNISAMSGNSPVASFSKNLELNFTLLNIPDDQPNIGVFYFDPAQGAWILIPDFSYDASKSQFSVSVNHLTEFAVIRVPGLPAAVKAKPKTASGESSNGSTGGQVLGEKRFGEGSLLRGPDKKIYVISGGNKVRVASLAELKKYKGKKINNVSQSELDRYPTAKSVSAAAAGVKKFANGTLIKAKDKKIYVISGGKKVHVKSLSDLKTKYARKTIISVDEALFRSIP; the protein is encoded by the coding sequence ATGCGAAAGCTAAAGAAAATTATCCAAGCCGCGACGCTTTTCGCCTTAGTGGCGGCGCAACTAGCCTTTCCCATAGCCAAGGCGCCTAAAGAGGCCCAAGCCGCGCAAAACTGTTCCCTGAATTCATTTTACGGCACAGTCACTTATAACGGCGTAGCTACTGACGGTATAACCGTGACTTTAACTGACCTGACTAACGCCGCTTCGGCGCTTACTAACGTAACTTCAGGAGGCGGGATGTATTTGATTGAGTCGGCTAACCTAACGGCCTGCGCCGCACCCGGCGACCAAATTCAGATTTCTGCGACGTATAGCGGCGTGACCGCCACCCAAACCGTGGCTTATGCCGCTCAAGCTTTAACAAACGTTAATCTGGCTCTAACGGCTGTGGTCACTCCGGCTTTAACTAGTATTGCCGTTACTCCAGCTACGGCTTCCATTGCAGCCGGCGCAACCTCACAGTTAACTGCTAACGCGCTTGATCAAAACGGCGCGGCCATGTCTCCCCAGCCGGCTATTACCTGGACCACTTCTAATCCGGCCGTAGCAACGGTTAGCGCGGGAGGCCTGGTTACCGGCGTTAGTGCCGGCGGTCCGGTTATTATCACCGCCGCTTCCGGCGCGGTTTCCGGAACAGCGAGCATTACGGTTACGGCCGCGGTAATTCCGGTTTTGACCAGCATTTCAGTTACCCCGTCCGCCCCGCAAATAATTATCGGTTCAACAGTACAGCTAACCGCCGCCGGATTAGATCAAAACGGAACGGCTCTAGCCGCCCAGCCCGCATTTACTTTTACTTCTTCCAACGCGGGCATTGCCTCGGTCAGCGCCGCCGGATTAGTGACAGCAGTTACTTCCGGGTCGGCGATTATCACCGCCTCTTCCGGCGCGATAACCGGAACAGCGACGGTTAATGTTACCGCCACCCCGGTTACCCCGGTTTTAACTGCAATAAACGTTACCCCGGCCACTGCTTCGGCCACGGCCGGAGGAAACCAGCAATTTAGCGCCGCCGCTCTAGACCAAAATGGCGCGCCAATTGCCGCGGCTTTAAGCTGGTCATCCACTAATCCGGGCATTGCCAGCGTTAATGCCAGCGGTCTCGCAACCGCGGTATCGGCCGGATCAGTTACTATCACCGCCTCTTCCGGCGGAGTTTCAGGAACCGCGAGCTTTACCGTTACTACCGTAGTCCCGACTCCGGTTTTAACCAGTATAAATGTTACCCCGGCGACCGCTTCGATTAATGCTGCCGCTACCCAGCAGTTAACTGCCAATGCCTTGGATCAAAACGGCGCGGCCATGAACCCGCAACCCGTAATTACCTGGACTTCTTCCAATACTGCTATTGCTTCAGTTGATGCTACTGGACTGGTTACCGGCGTTAGTGCCGGCGGGCCGGTTATTATTACCGCTACTTCCGGCGCGGTTTCCGGAACAGCCAGCATTACCGTAACGGCTGTAGTAATTCCAGTTTTGACTACGATAAATGTTACTCCGAACACTCCAGCCATAACTGTCGGCGGAGCTAACGTCCAATTGGCCGCCAACGCCTTAGATCAAAACGGCGCGGCCATGGTGCCACAGCCAGCCTTTACCTGGACCTCGTCTGATCCGATGATTGCCATGGTTGACGCCGCTGGTTTAGTAATGCCCATGGCTGTTGGCACTGCCGTCATCACCGCTACCTCGGGCGCTGTGTCTGGTACGGCGACTGTTACTGTTTCTACTACACCAGTCACTCCGGTGATAACCACTATTAATTTCACTCCGATTGCCCCGTCGGTTATAGCCGGCGCTACTTCACAGCTAGCGGCCAGCGCCTTGGATCAAAACGGCGCGGCCATGGTGCCACAGCCAACCTTTACCTGGACTTCGTCTAATACAGCCGTGGCAACAATAGATGTTAATGGACTGGTGACAGCCGTTTCAGCCGGTACCGCTGTTATCACCGCTACTGACGCTGTTTCTGCGGTTAGCGGAACGGTTACAATAACTGTAACCGCGGCCGCCGCTCCGGTACTAACCACAATAAATATCACTCCGGCCGCTCCGTCGATTCTAACCGGCGCTACTTCCCAACTAACTGCTAATGGGTTAGATCAAAATGGAACCGCTATGAATCCCCAGCCTGCCTTTACCTGGACTTCAGCTAGCCCGGCCGTTGCTACGGTTAGCGCTACCGGCTTGGTTACTGGCGTTTCAGCCGGTACCGCGGTTATTACGGCGGCTTCCGGGGGAGTGAGCGGCAATACTACGGTAACTATTACGGCGATTGTTCCGGTCTTAACTACGATTAACGTCACTCCGGCCGCTCCGTCAATGGCAATCGGAACAACGGCTCAACTTGCTGCTAATGGATTAGACCAATCCGGTGCAGCCATGAATCCCCAGCCTGCCTTTACCTGGACTTCAGTTAGCCCGGCCGTTGCTACGGTTAGCGCTACCGGTTTGGTTACTGGCGTCAGCATAGGTACGGCCGTAATCACGGCTGTGTCAGGGAGCGTTAGCGGAAATGTTACAGTTACTATAACGGCCGCGCCTCCGGTCTTAACATCAGTTAATTTAACGCCGGCTCCGGTTTCAGTTATTGTTGGCGGCACCATCCAGTTTAACGCTACGACCCTTGACCAGAATGGAGCCGCGATGACTCCGGCGCCGTCCTTAACTTGGACTTCGGCCAATCCTTTGATCGGGACCATTAATGCCAGCGGCTTATTTACCGCGGTTGGTATAGGGACAACGACCGTGTCTGCCACCAGCGGGGCTATCACCGGTACGGCTAATATCACCGTTGCTTCGACCAGCCCATTATTAACTGTATTGACTATCAGTCCGGGAACCACGAGCTTAAATGTTGGCGGTACCCAGCAATTCACTGCTGCCTCGACTGATCAATTCAGCAACCCGCTTTTCCCCAGCCCAGCTCTTACCTGGACATCATCTGATAACGGGATTGGAACAATTAGCGCCTCCGGGTTATTCACTGCCGTAGCCGCCGGGACTGTTACAATTACCGCTTCAGGCTTAGCTTCAACTACTCCGGTCAACGCGACGGCTACTATTACTGTTGCCGCGCCAACTCCCCCAGCTCCTTCTGGCGGTAGTGGAGGAGGCGGCGGAGGCGGCGGACATAGCTCTCCTGCCCCGACTCATGTTGAATCCGTAAACGTATCTTTGGCCGTTAGCCCTTCCCAAAGCGGAGAGGCTGCCTATCATTTCGCTAACGGAACTGGAATTGAAATTCAGGTTCCGGCCGGCGCGGTCGCTAACACTACAATTTTTTCCGTCTTCCAGGGCGGGCTGTCAGACAATAATACTCCGATTGATACGGCCGGCGCTTTTCTTATTGGCGGCCAGGTATTTAATATCTCGGCCATGAGCGGAAACAGCCCGGTTGCCAGCTTTAGTAAGAATTTAGAACTGAATTTTACTCTCTTAAACATCCCTGATGACCAGCCGAATATCGGCGTGTTCTACTTTGACCCGGCCCAAGGCGCCTGGATCCTTATTCCGGATTTTTCCTACGACGCTTCTAAGAGCCAATTCTCGGTTTCAGTTAACCATCTGACCGAATTCGCGGTAATAAGGGTGCCTGGGCTGCCGGCCGCGGTAAAAGCTAAACCTAAGACCGCAAGCGGAGAAAGCTCTAACGGTTCGACCGGAGGGCAAGTATTAGGAGAAAAACGGTTCGGAGAAGGTTCGCTTCTACGCGGCCCGGATAAAAAGATATATGTAATATCGGGTGGAAATAAAGTGAGAGTTGCTTCCTTAGCTGAACTGAAGAAATACAAAGGCAAAAAAATCAATAACGTTTCGCAAAGCGAACTGGACAGATATCCCACTGCCAAATCCGTAAGCGCGGCAGCCGCCGGCGTAAAAAAATTTGCCAACGGGACCTTGATAAAAGCTAAGGACAAAAAGATTTACGTGATAAGCGGCGGAAAAAAAGTTCATGTTAAATCTTTATCCGATCTGAAGACCAAATACGCCAGAAAGACGATAATAAGCGTTGATGAGGCGTTATTTAGGAGCATCCCTTAA